From the genome of Oryza glaberrima chromosome 1, OglaRS2, whole genome shotgun sequence:
GGCGCTCGCGCTCTTCCCGGAgatcaccgtcgccgccatgtaCTACGCCGTGAGCATGCccgccgacgaggcggccgcggccgctgaCCGCAAGATGGAGGTGCTTCCGACCGTCGTCGTGGCGACGTTCGGCTTCGGGATGCTCGGGGCGGCGTACGCGGCGCTGTTCGGCACGCCGGAGTACGACCTGTACACCAAGGCCCTGGCGTTCACCCTGCTCACCGCCGTCGTGTCCAGCCTGGGCCGCGTGGCGGGGCCGCTCTGCAACGCCCAGCGTGACAAGAGCTCGGCGGCGTGGGTGACATTCCTCAGCAGCATCCTCCCCATCGTGGAGATGCTGGTCGCCGTCCCGCTCGCCGCCAAGGTAATGGTTGATTTTCTCGCCGTTCCTGGTAATGGCTGATTTTCTCGCCGTGCACTCACTAGCACTTGATGTCTTGATCACTTGTACAAATTCTTCGAACACGATACGTGCATACTCTGACACGCACCATGTTGTTGTTGTACTTTACTGACTTTGTACAATGTCATGTACTTATAGTAGTGGACCTCTCTTGGACACCCTGAAGAGCACATATTTTTTGTGTGATTTTGTCTGAAATAGTACTGCTAGGAGTAGTATTTGCCGCAGCAGCATTGCGGAGTTGCCAACGCCTCGGAGGTATTCATGGGCTTATTAGATTGATGGGCTGTTTTGTACAGACAATCACGGCCCCGGTTGGCTGTCAGCCTATAACTCCATCAGATTGTGTGGTTTTGGTTTAgaagagcaattttacagttcttaaggaggtaccatgaggtactatttttttattgtaaatttggtatctcttgaTACCTAGGTACTGTGAGGTACCATGAGTGACCaatttttacactaaatttttagtatctcatggtacctccttagAATTACTCTCAGAAGGACTCATTTTGATCGGTTGCAAACACTTAGTCTCgcagtttaaaaaaaaaaccacgtaGTCTCGTGAAATAAGCCTAGAATTGATCGAGTCGAGTACAGTTCATTCAGaggggaaaaataaaaggaagatTACGATCGTCGATTGGGACCGAAATTCCGAACGGAATTGCAATTGCTGAGGTTTGTTGACAGGCGACTGAACTCAATTCTTGTCCGGTGTTTCCGGCTTTCCCCACTTCCTTGAGGCACAACTCAGCCCGCCGTCAATTCCGAGAACTTATCAAATCCATGATGAACAATTGCGACGTTCGCTTTCGAGCGGGCAGGTCCATGGAGTGTAACAATGAGAGAATAAAAATCGACAGTGTAAGGCAGGAAGGCGACGCGTTACTGTGCACGATGCGGACCTCGAAACGCTCTAGTACACAGCACACGCAACGGGCCGGAGTTGTAGtgaagctctttttttttttttccttaacgAACATAGCGAAGCTTGAGTATCAGAACAAGGCATTTTATACGCATGGGGATCACATGATGATGTTAAACTACTTGACCGACACAGCGTTCATCCATGAAATTATCGCCCAAAACGCAATGCCTCGTCCAGCCAGTAGTACATCGGCTCTGGGTTTCTTCATTATAGTTCAGTTGGATCGTCGGTTTCATCTAGACAAGTATCCGAAGTAATAATCTGTCGCATCGGTCAATGACTATCTGCTACTGGCTGATGCAGGGAGCAGAGCATACTCTGCTCTCGCAACGTACCGATTGACGTACATGGCACTCACAGCAATGCAGCATCGTGCAGTGGTCGATCGACATGGTGAATTGGCGATCGggttggctcggctcggccgtGAAGCAAGCAAGCGTACGTGAGCACGACAAGTGACAGCCAACCACCGAACACGATCCGCTATATAAGACGCTGCATAGTGCGCACACCTTCCAGCTCGTACATGTACGCACCGCGACACTGCGAGTCCTGCAAGAAGCCAAGCCAAGCACAcgagcgcagcagcagcagcagcagctaagctagctagcttggagAGATCATCGGAGATGCCTCCCaacgcggcggaggtggcgcggcCGAAGAGCCCGCTCCGGGGCATCCTGCCGCAGAGCCCACTCCGGATCAAGCAGGACGGCAAGTTCTACGAGCGGCTCCTCGCCAAggagaggtcggcggcgagccgctCCTTCCGCCACTACTGGGCCGCCGAGCCCGGCTCGGTGCCGTTCGTCTGGGAGTCGCAGCCTGGCACGCCCAAGGTCGACGTGTCCCGGATGGTCGCCGGCGCAGTCCCGGCCAtcaccccgccgccgtcgtacctgctccggcacggcggcaaggctggcgcggcggcgccggcggcgccacgccgTCGTCCGCAGGGGAAGGGCAAGGCGAAGACAGGCGGCAAGACGCGGTACAGGTTCAAGCGGATCAAGATCGGCTTCCTCGCCGGCATCTTCCGGAGGATCGCCCTCGGCCACGtgtggcggcggtcggcggcgtcggTCCAGGTCTCGTCGTTGTCAAGCCGGTGGCTCTTCTcctcggcggccacggcgccggAGAAGGCCGAACACCTCGACCACGAcacgcccgcgccaccgccaccgccaaggCCGAACACCGAGCTGTCCACccgggcgcgcgcgcgtccgaGCCTTTGGATGCTGCGATTTCGCGGATTCCGAAGCTGGAGCCGCGACGACGGTTGGGCGTAGGTCGCTCTCGACTTCTCGAGTGTATACGTGCGTCATCATTGGGGATTAGAACGTGACAAATGAAATGTTTATGGTTGCGAGAGATGTTAACGGTTGTTTGTATGCATGCTGTTGTTGCCTAGCGTTTCATGGAAATCATCATTAATTACGCGTTGATTATGTTTACGGATGAAACCCGACGTGTTCGGAACAGTTGATCATCTTTTGTCACTAGTTTAACAGGGTGATTAAAAGGATCATACACAATAATCTGATTAGTACGCTTGGTATTTTCTgtgataaattaattttattttcccATATGGTCTCAGATATGTTTGGAGATGTAGCAAAGGAAATGTTCGATGTGTTCGCTTCGGTTTATCGGAGATGTGATCAGTACGGTACGGTTAAAGATTCTTAATTAGCTACAGGCCCTAGATTGAAAGACCAAGAACGGCtatagaggggggtgaatatagCAATTCAAAATTCGCCCTTGAAAATACCCATCAAAACGATTTTCTCAAAATTCTTACTAGAATCGCAACTATTAGAAAAGCCGGAcctaaaaaagaagagagaaggaattccCGAAACTAGAAGAGAGATGAGAGGAAGATAGCAAATCTCATCATTGCAAAGTTTAAATCGCAAGCAGAATTTAAATGGACAAGGCAAAAATAAAATCTTTCAAATCATCTCATTCATAGGTGTTGCTAAATAACCGCTCAACTAGGAGCAAACATACACCTTCATAGAAACATTAATTCAAACTTAAAAATCTCTTGggcaaacacactccaaactaaTTCTAATACAAAAGCCTCTCAggcaaacacactccaaacttACACCGAAACTCTCTCACCGAGCATCTCAAAAGGATTACAAAAGGAGCAACCTCCACCCTTGCATCCatctctctatttatagcctaatACCCCCCTAAGATATTGTCTCAAATACCTCTAGGGCAAAACCCACCCTGGACTCAATCTCAGCCACTTGCTTTTCCTTCTCCTCAAAGGAATAGCTCCAGATCGCTGCCACGTAGTCGATCCGAACTCCTCCACGCTGCACTCCCTTGCACGATCCGCGTGCTCCTGCTCCAGGCCAGTAACACGCCGCCACGTCGCGCCTCAGCACGCGAGAGCGCGCGCTCCACCGCGTGAATCCCGCGCTCATCTGCACGCATCCAGTCCGAAGCCTCCACGCGTCCCATCGAGCCGCTCCCGCGCGCGCTCGCTAAATcgcgcgtgggtcccacgcgtACGGCTCCTGCCTCCGAGCCGCGCGAAACAGCGTGGACCCCGTGCCTGCGCGCGCCGAATTGCTTGTCGTCGCGTGTCCGTGCATGGTGTCGATGCCGTGGGCCGTCGTCTTCTCTTGGGCCTGCTCGGCCTGGCCTCCCTGCCAGCCAAGCACTCGGGCCTGgagctagggatgaaaacggagcggatacagacggataatgctcataccatattcgttttcatattttttaccggatacgaaaacgaatacgggtagctcgaatacggaaacaaatacggattatctcgaatacgaataagaatcgaatatgatcggacacgaatacggaaacaattttttctcggaacacaaaaaccaactcaacttctaatagaagcaaatatcaacatatataattagctcattttatataacatgaggtataatttataaatattttttaaaatttaaa
Proteins encoded in this window:
- the LOC127760110 gene encoding uncharacterized protein LOC127760110: MPPNAAEVARPKSPLRGILPQSPLRIKQDGKFYERLLAKERSAASRSFRHYWAAEPGSVPFVWESQPGTPKVDVSRMVAGAVPAITPPPSYLLRHGGKAGAAAPAAPRRRPQGKGKAKTGGKTRYRFKRIKIGFLAGIFRRIALGHVWRRSAASVQVSSLSSRWLFSSAATAPEKAEHLDHDTPAPPPPPRPNTELSTRARARPSLWMLRFRGFRSWSRDDGWA